Proteins encoded in a region of the Methanobrevibacter millerae genome:
- a CDS encoding DUF530 domain-containing protein, producing MEESVLVIKAEKYLKEISNDDINIDDIDEFENFKNLYFKLDDRLENLKQLRRDMEVQGYGTPFTSLNKYGTKSIGEVSLEEVSENSRHNQIFRNKANAKKNILDRVKSAIDSHQIALAHLDQFGYLKCDSCYKKYSVSEYKQLNGKCSCKSDSFSFKISRQNTYRIEIIPFLPLSGNYRVLMADLSKYGRNSFKKVINALKQERTGHVKTISPLFRYKDKNNRWLRKRATFDSEFVDNYEEELRKKYGKNVRIEKLEFHRTRPAIIDDKHARTAVALGYVRYAERIISQIRDDILKRRLSDFKRINIYDEIVHKYNNHTPNYIDSFDVAEIEKWRADKIHEELKNLRYLDRHDEINRSLKRDLKTRDTIEKTIFENIAPALISWDIFKYYLTTSVSNRKLTTGPFPYIRVELDRQQRKVFAQRFSNVIDILNQFSDIKILDVDQKDLILYEKFKFEKEMKNSNIKVNHPALGAAHLHLNSGIDLQSISNTFNVNESKIKKEIKNIENIKNPKTVKSKKFLDLIKK from the coding sequence ATGGAAGAATCTGTCCTTGTAATTAAAGCGGAGAAATATTTAAAGGAAATTTCAAATGATGACATTAATATTGATGATATTGACGAATTTGAAAATTTCAAAAATCTCTACTTTAAGCTTGATGACAGATTAGAAAATTTAAAACAGCTTAGACGGGATATGGAAGTGCAGGGATACGGTACTCCATTCACATCCTTAAATAAATATGGAACCAAATCCATAGGTGAAGTTTCTCTTGAAGAGGTTAGTGAAAACAGTCGTCACAACCAGATATTTAGAAATAAGGCTAACGCTAAAAAGAATATTCTGGACAGGGTTAAGTCAGCTATTGATTCCCATCAAATTGCATTGGCTCACCTTGATCAGTTCGGATACCTGAAATGCGATTCCTGTTATAAGAAATATTCAGTATCTGAATACAAGCAATTGAATGGAAAATGCAGTTGCAAAAGCGATTCATTTTCATTTAAGATTAGCAGACAGAATACCTATAGGATTGAAATAATTCCATTTTTACCTTTGTCTGGTAATTATCGTGTTTTAATGGCGGATTTATCAAAATATGGTAGAAATTCATTTAAGAAAGTTATCAATGCTCTTAAACAAGAACGTACTGGACATGTAAAGACCATTTCACCATTATTTAGATATAAAGATAAGAACAATCGCTGGTTAAGAAAAAGGGCCACTTTTGACTCTGAATTCGTAGACAATTATGAAGAAGAGTTAAGAAAGAAATATGGAAAGAATGTCCGGATTGAAAAATTGGAATTCCACAGGACAAGACCTGCAATCATTGATGATAAGCATGCAAGAACTGCTGTTGCTTTAGGTTATGTTCGCTATGCAGAACGTATTATAAGCCAAATTCGTGATGATATCTTAAAAAGAAGATTGTCTGATTTTAAACGTATAAATATTTATGATGAGATAGTTCACAAGTATAACAATCACACTCCTAATTACATTGATTCATTTGATGTTGCTGAAATTGAAAAATGGAGAGCAGATAAGATTCATGAAGAGCTTAAAAATCTCAGATACCTGGATCGTCATGATGAAATAAACCGTTCACTTAAAAGGGATTTGAAAACAAGAGACACAATTGAAAAGACAATATTTGAAAATATTGCACCCGCATTAATCAGCTGGGATATATTCAAGTATTATCTGACAACATCTGTTTCAAATCGTAAGTTAACAACCGGACCGTTTCCATATATTCGTGTCGAGCTCGACCGTCAGCAAAGAAAAGTATTTGCACAGAGATTTTCTAATGTCATAGATATCCTAAATCAGTTCAGTGATATCAAGATTTTAGATGTTGACCAGAAGGATTTGATTTTATATGAAAAGTTCAAGTTTGAAAAGGAAATGAAAAATTCAAACATCAAGGTAAATCATCCTGCTTTGGGTGCTGCTCATTTGCATCTCAATAGTGGCATTGATTTGCAAAGTATTAGCAATACATTCAATGTTAATGAATCTAAAATCAAAAAGGAAATCAAGAACATTGAAAACATTAAGAATCCAAAAACGGTCAAGTCTAAAAAATTCCTTGACTTGATTAAGAAGTAG
- a CDS encoding ABC transporter permease produces the protein MILKNPFRNKTRSALSIIGIAIGIATIVALGLITAGMEDSVQTSFNQGGAEITVTNSTNIGGSSGLLDMSLISDLKNISNVSDAVGQLSVSESAQSYSQSSRPMMQTRVYGFDDSKLNLIGIKDVNGSIYKNNSYDAIVGVGYSELNNVSIGDNFTFLGHDFKITGIYETGSIMTDNGVYVSLDTLQNISDTDKVSSILVKTSESTNDTIVSNEIKDKNENLSTLTSEEMSSILDDVTGILNTASLAISGLAIIVGGIGVINTMVMTVYERTKEIGVLKSIGWKSKKVLVMIMGETLVLTTLSGIIGSIFGILIAEIGVRLIGTDGFSLVYTPGTFILAFGITIIVGIIGGVYPAYKASKLAPTEALRYE, from the coding sequence TTGATTTTAAAGAATCCTTTCAGGAATAAGACTCGCAGTGCATTATCAATTATTGGAATAGCTATTGGAATCGCAACAATAGTTGCTTTAGGACTCATTACTGCAGGAATGGAAGATTCCGTTCAGACTTCATTCAATCAGGGTGGAGCAGAAATAACTGTTACAAATTCTACAAATATCGGTGGAAGTTCCGGATTGCTTGACATGTCATTAATAAGTGATTTAAAAAATATTTCAAATGTTTCGGATGCAGTTGGTCAGCTGTCGGTAAGTGAATCCGCACAATCCTATTCGCAGTCCAGCAGACCGATGATGCAAACGAGGGTATATGGTTTTGATGATTCTAAATTGAATTTAATTGGAATTAAAGACGTTAATGGATCTATTTATAAGAACAATTCATATGATGCAATTGTCGGTGTGGGATACAGTGAATTAAATAATGTAAGCATTGGGGATAATTTTACTTTTTTAGGCCATGACTTTAAGATTACCGGAATATATGAGACTGGAAGCATCATGACGGACAATGGTGTTTATGTTTCATTGGATACTCTTCAAAATATCTCAGACACTGATAAAGTTTCATCTATTTTAGTCAAAACTTCTGAAAGCACTAATGATACAATTGTCAGCAATGAAATTAAGGATAAAAATGAGAACCTCTCAACATTAACGAGTGAGGAAATGTCTTCAATATTGGATGATGTAACAGGCATATTGAATACGGCTTCTCTTGCAATTTCAGGTCTGGCAATCATTGTCGGAGGTATAGGTGTAATAAATACTATGGTAATGACAGTATATGAAAGAACAAAAGAAATAGGTGTTTTAAAATCAATTGGATGGAAAAGTAAAAAGGTGTTGGTAATGATTATGGGGGAAACCTTGGTTTTAACAACACTGTCAGGCATTATAGGTTCCATATTTGGAATTTTAATCGCTGAAATTGGTGTCCGGCTTATTGGAACTGATGGATTTTCACTTGTCTACACTCCAGGAACTTTCATATTGGCATTCGGCATTACAATTATTGTAGGAATTATTGGCGGAGTATATCCTGCATATAAGGCATCCAAGCTTGCTCCAACAGAGGCATTGAGGTATGAATAG
- a CDS encoding glycosyltransferase 4 family protein has product MMILPQLPLYVIAIICGLLAFLVTHLSMPRIIRKLENADIVGKDLHKSWKPIVAEMGGFGILFGFIIGMFSGIYMHDILVFPLCVVLIVILLVGIIGIVDDLLVLSSKEKLFLLFLAGVPLIWAAPSNVGILYLISIPIAISIGSNLTNMLAGLNGIESGLGIISIASLTISCIILGKYDVTIISMSMLGALIAFLYYNKYPAKIFPGDTGTLIIGATIVSIAFIGRVKLIALIVLMPNIIDAAMKFYSAGVMERQQFKPTQVDEDGNLIRPETGFKSLIRFVIRRPITEKQAVRIIWGIGLIFGIIGIFVALTMPGVIGNQTLANFLQIKEMFYHV; this is encoded by the coding sequence ATGATGATACTACCTCAACTACCGCTGTATGTTATAGCGATAATCTGTGGGTTGCTTGCTTTTTTAGTGACTCATTTGTCAATGCCTAGAATTATTCGTAAATTGGAAAATGCTGATATTGTAGGAAAGGACTTGCATAAGTCCTGGAAGCCTATTGTTGCTGAAATGGGTGGTTTTGGAATCCTTTTCGGTTTTATCATAGGAATGTTTTCAGGTATCTATATGCATGACATATTGGTATTTCCGTTATGTGTTGTGCTTATAGTAATTCTGCTTGTAGGTATTATTGGTATCGTTGATGATTTGCTTGTCTTATCATCCAAAGAGAAATTATTCCTATTGTTTTTAGCAGGTGTTCCGTTAATATGGGCTGCACCATCCAATGTGGGGATATTATATTTGATTTCAATTCCAATAGCTATTTCTATAGGATCCAATCTTACAAATATGCTTGCCGGTTTGAATGGTATTGAATCTGGTTTGGGTATTATCTCTATTGCATCATTAACTATTTCTTGTATAATTTTAGGAAAATACGATGTAACAATCATCAGTATGAGTATGCTAGGTGCATTGATTGCATTTTTATATTACAACAAGTATCCTGCTAAAATTTTTCCTGGTGATACAGGTACGCTAATTATTGGAGCTACAATTGTTTCCATTGCTTTTATCGGTAGGGTTAAGTTGATTGCACTTATTGTTTTGATGCCGAATATTATTGATGCGGCTATGAAATTTTACAGTGCAGGTGTAATGGAGCGCCAGCAATTCAAGCCAACACAGGTCGATGAGGATGGTAATTTAATAAGGCCTGAGACAGGTTTCAAGTCTTTAATCAGATTTGTTATCAGAAGACCGATTACAGAAAAGCAGGCTGTTCGCATAATTTGGGGAATCGGTTTGATTTTTGGTATTATAGGTATATTCGTTGCATTGACTATGCCTGGCGTAATAGGTAATCAGACATTAGCAAACTTCCTTCAAATTAAAGAGATGTTTTATCATGTATGA
- the metG gene encoding methionine--tRNA ligase: MSKIFISCALPYANGPCHLGHIRSTYLPADIYARYNRMIGNDVLMVCATDEHGTPIAVKADKENKKPIEISKRYHDMIVRDVESMNISLDNFTRTTDDIHYEIAQNFFKDLYDKGLIYRLDIQQLYCENCNKFLPDRYVEGLCPACGAEARGDHCEKCGRALDPTELDEPRCLTCGNTPVIKDTYQYAFKLSEFEDELKDYINNNDNLPANVKNYASNWLKEGLNDWVLTRDMDWGIPVPLDEAEGKVLYVWIEAFLGYISSAAQWSRKTGIKWEDYWSDYVVHFIGKDIIYHHSIFWPGLLTAYGCKKPDMIYAGEFLSLEGEKMSTSKNWVIWIDDFVKDFDADLLRYYLTINAPLNKDSDFSWDDFQRRNNDELADVIGNLLHRTFTFTHKFFDGKIPEYVDASDEDVAFEAEIEKLPDSVGEYISNYEFREALLEIFKVAKIGNKYFNDQEPWKAVKENPQKAANTLYLSNQLAKCLAYVLKPFLPTKADQIAEILKLDALDVWDDAKVSLPSGYEIAKAKPLFKKIEDDVITNEKEKLQNNLKENEEDNMSDIIDIDYFDKVDIRIGQIKEAEKIEKSDKLLKLQVDIGDETRQIVAGLAKFYSPEELIDRKVAVLVNLKPAKLFGTLSEGMLLATGESGALLSPDDCEIGEQIQ, translated from the coding sequence ATGAGTAAGATTTTTATTTCATGTGCACTTCCTTATGCAAACGGTCCATGTCATTTAGGTCATATCCGTTCTACTTACTTGCCTGCAGATATCTATGCAAGGTATAATCGTATGATTGGCAATGACGTGTTGATGGTTTGTGCTACTGATGAACATGGAACTCCAATTGCAGTTAAAGCAGATAAAGAAAATAAAAAGCCTATAGAGATTTCTAAAAGATACCATGACATGATTGTTCGTGATGTGGAATCAATGAACATTTCACTGGATAATTTTACAAGAACCACTGATGATATTCATTATGAAATAGCTCAAAACTTCTTTAAAGACTTGTATGATAAGGGTTTGATTTATAGGCTGGATATTCAGCAGTTATACTGTGAAAACTGTAATAAGTTCTTGCCTGATCGTTATGTTGAAGGTTTATGTCCTGCCTGCGGTGCTGAAGCTCGTGGGGATCACTGTGAAAAATGTGGAAGAGCACTTGATCCAACTGAATTAGATGAACCAAGATGTTTGACCTGTGGAAATACTCCCGTAATTAAAGACACATATCAATATGCATTTAAATTATCTGAATTTGAAGATGAATTGAAGGATTATATTAACAATAATGATAATTTGCCTGCAAATGTTAAAAACTATGCATCAAACTGGCTTAAAGAAGGCCTTAACGATTGGGTTTTAACAAGAGATATGGACTGGGGAATTCCTGTTCCTCTGGATGAGGCTGAAGGCAAAGTATTGTATGTTTGGATTGAGGCATTCTTGGGATATATTTCCTCAGCTGCCCAATGGTCAAGAAAAACAGGAATCAAATGGGAAGATTATTGGAGTGACTATGTAGTTCACTTTATAGGAAAGGATATCATTTACCACCATTCTATATTCTGGCCAGGTTTATTGACTGCATACGGATGTAAAAAGCCTGACATGATTTATGCTGGTGAATTCCTCTCTCTTGAAGGAGAAAAAATGTCTACCAGTAAAAATTGGGTTATCTGGATTGATGATTTTGTAAAGGACTTTGATGCTGACCTGCTCAGATACTATTTGACAATCAATGCTCCTTTAAACAAGGATTCAGACTTTTCATGGGACGACTTCCAAAGAAGGAACAATGATGAGCTTGCAGATGTAATAGGAAACCTGCTTCACAGAACATTTACTTTTACACACAAGTTCTTTGACGGCAAAATACCTGAATATGTAGATGCATCAGACGAGGATGTTGCATTTGAAGCTGAAATTGAAAAATTGCCTGATAGTGTTGGAGAATACATTTCCAATTATGAATTCAGGGAAGCCTTGCTTGAAATATTTAAAGTAGCTAAAATAGGAAATAAATATTTCAACGACCAGGAGCCATGGAAAGCAGTAAAAGAAAATCCACAAAAAGCTGCTAATACATTATACTTATCTAATCAATTGGCAAAATGTTTGGCATATGTTTTAAAACCATTCCTGCCAACTAAAGCAGACCAAATAGCTGAAATCTTAAAATTGGATGCTCTTGATGTATGGGATGACGCTAAGGTTTCACTTCCAAGCGGATATGAAATCGCAAAAGCTAAACCATTATTCAAAAAAATAGAAGATGATGTAATTACTAATGAAAAAGAAAAATTACAGAATAACCTAAAAGAAAATGAGGAAGATAATATGAGTGATATTATAGATATTGATTACTTTGATAAAGTTGATATTAGAATTGGACAAATTAAAGAAGCTGAAAAAATAGAAAAATCTGATAAATTGTTGAAATTACAAGTTGACATCGGTGATGAAACCAGACAAATCGTTGCTGGTCTTGCAAAATTCTACTCACCTGAAGAGTTGATTGACAGAAAAGTTGCTGTTTTAGTCAACTTAAAACCAGCAAAATTGTTTGGAACATTATCTGAAGGAATGCTTCTTGCAACCGGTGAAAGCGGAGCATTGTTATCACCAGATGATTGTGAAATCGGTGAACAAATTCAATAA
- a CDS encoding ABC transporter ATP-binding protein has protein sequence MEYRLINVLKQYDDGAVTALNRINLYIEKGSFVSIIGPSGSGKSTLLNMLGALDTPDSGQVIVNGVDLASQKDLSDFRRHEIGFVFQLHNLIPNLTVQENVEIPLMDAKLSQKEKHKRALLFIEAVGLLDKKKQKPNKLSGGERQRVAIARALVNLPSIILADEPTGALDTRTGAKVLDVLRFVHESINATLIIVTHDRDVARLADRTIEIRDGQIINDYYNR, from the coding sequence ATGGAATACAGGTTAATTAATGTTTTAAAACAGTATGATGACGGTGCTGTCACAGCTTTAAACAGAATTAATTTATATATTGAAAAGGGAAGTTTTGTATCCATCATAGGACCTTCTGGATCAGGCAAATCCACATTGTTGAATATGTTGGGTGCTTTAGATACTCCGGATTCAGGTCAGGTCATTGTAAATGGCGTTGATTTAGCTTCACAAAAGGATTTAAGTGATTTTAGAAGACATGAAATAGGTTTTGTATTTCAGCTTCATAACCTGATACCTAATCTGACTGTTCAGGAAAATGTTGAAATTCCATTGATGGATGCTAAGCTGTCACAAAAAGAAAAACATAAAAGGGCATTGCTTTTCATTGAAGCTGTAGGATTGCTTGACAAGAAAAAACAAAAGCCTAATAAGTTGTCCGGTGGGGAACGTCAAAGAGTAGCTATTGCAAGAGCTTTGGTTAATTTGCCATCTATAATTTTAGCAGATGAGCCTACTGGTGCTCTTGATACAAGAACTGGTGCTAAAGTTCTTGATGTTTTGAGGTTTGTTCATGAATCGATTAATGCAACATTGATTATAGTCACTCATGATAGGGATGTTGCACGTCTGGCCGACAGAACAATTGAAATTAGGGATGGTCAGATAATTAACGATTATTATAACAGATAA
- a CDS encoding DNA primase translates to MAEISYINPLSNEGREIIKDYGDLNQLDKEDEYLIEEVIHTTNQKISDDSLIPKSYKDLAFKRIQWAIEKKNNKKYNQNEFEYLSNDAIFKQDVVIFHVLCQAIAIQFNTGSRETRLFIESQGILIQERLAKLTPSTREEIIDEILDEIKVDGSIKWSSLKDVIASKKLKLSELLIQNGDIILQQDEFLDNYAEEFSDRSPDRMYNILVGDSVKELILSRLIMQKTEEYISRIKEMSARVEMHPEIVKLSEELKEFIPEEISKYNQYYAGSGGIYGTVQAGKLIPEAFPPCIENTVNGVSSGGRNDAIVLLLTSFASYARLYPRIFASDESIKVSDVDPDLSITQNEILPLIFDAADNCTPPLFEDQPQEKVNIISKLGFGMHSEIDINHEGETTWYTPMSCEKIKIHLPQLCKPDGSCKGINNPLSCYGRKKFQLDKQAKE, encoded by the coding sequence ATGGCAGAAATTTCATATATCAACCCATTATCAAATGAAGGTAGAGAAATCATAAAGGATTACGGTGATTTAAATCAACTAGACAAAGAAGATGAATACCTAATCGAAGAAGTAATTCACACAACAAATCAGAAAATTTCAGATGACTCATTAATACCAAAATCATATAAGGATTTGGCATTCAAAAGAATACAATGGGCAATCGAGAAAAAAAACAATAAAAAATATAATCAAAATGAGTTCGAATACCTTTCAAATGATGCTATTTTTAAACAGGATGTTGTTATATTTCATGTGCTCTGCCAGGCTATTGCAATACAGTTCAATACAGGATCAAGAGAAACCAGATTATTCATTGAATCCCAGGGAATATTGATTCAGGAAAGACTGGCCAAACTAACTCCATCCACAAGAGAAGAGATAATTGATGAGATTTTGGATGAAATCAAGGTTGACGGATCTATCAAATGGAGTTCCCTGAAAGATGTGATAGCTAGCAAAAAACTTAAGTTAAGCGAATTATTAATTCAGAACGGAGACATTATCCTTCAGCAGGACGAATTTCTAGACAATTATGCAGAGGAGTTTTCAGACAGAAGCCCTGACAGAATGTATAACATACTTGTCGGAGACAGTGTGAAGGAATTAATATTATCACGTCTGATAATGCAAAAAACCGAAGAATATATTTCAAGAATAAAAGAAATGTCTGCAAGAGTTGAAATGCATCCTGAAATTGTAAAGCTATCTGAAGAATTAAAAGAATTCATTCCAGAAGAAATCAGCAAATACAATCAATATTATGCTGGAAGCGGCGGAATATATGGAACAGTGCAGGCAGGAAAATTAATCCCTGAAGCGTTTCCCCCATGTATAGAAAATACTGTAAACGGAGTATCTTCAGGAGGTCGTAACGATGCAATCGTGCTTCTATTAACATCATTTGCATCTTACGCAAGATTATATCCAAGAATATTTGCATCTGACGAAAGCATAAAGGTCTCTGATGTTGATCCTGACTTAAGCATTACCCAAAATGAGATATTGCCATTAATTTTTGATGCTGCAGATAACTGTACACCACCGTTATTTGAAGACCAGCCACAGGAAAAGGTAAACATAATATCAAAACTGGGATTCGGAATGCACAGTGAAATAGACATTAACCACGAAGGAGAAACCACATGGTACACCCCAATGAGTTGTGAAAAAATAAAAATACACTTGCCGCAATTATGTAAGCCTGACGGGTCATGCAAAGGAATAAACAATCCACTATCCTGTTATGGGCGCAAAAAGTTCCAATTGGATAAGCAAGCAAAAGAATAA